The following coding sequences are from one Dreissena polymorpha isolate Duluth1 chromosome 8, UMN_Dpol_1.0, whole genome shotgun sequence window:
- the LOC127842488 gene encoding exosome complex component CSL4-like, producing MAAPMICVPGQRLCPDNEKVTAGRGTYSRNGFVYSSLAGYLQTAHSEDGKNIIEVIRDGDENVVPSVDAIVTARITNVSPRFCKCSIIKVGKTDLKDSFRGMIRREDVRATEKDKVEMAKSFRPGDIVMARVISLGDSQSYLLSTAENELGVVIATSEAGVTMVPVSWCKMKCPKTRLEEHRKVAKVQARFIEYSGSGP from the exons ATGGCTGCGCCCATGATATGTGTTCCAG gaCAGAGATTGTGTCCAGATAATGAAAAAGTAACTGCTGGAAGGGGAACATACTCCAGGAATGGCTTCGTTTATTCATCGTTAGcaggctatttgcaaacagctcATTCAGAGGATGGAAAA aacATAATAGAAGTTATCAGAGATGGCGATGAAAATGTTGTTCCTTCAGTTGATGCCATAGTCACAGCAAGG ATAACAAATGTTAGCCCTCGTTTCTGCAAGTGTTCTATCATCAAAGTTGGCAAGACTGACTTGAAGGACTCATTCCGGGGAATGATAAG GAGAGAAGACGTGAGAGCCACAGAAAAAGACAAG GTTGAGATGGCAAAGAGTTTCCGTCCTGGTGACATTGTGATGGCTAGAGTAATCTCCCTGGGGGATTCCCAGTCCTACCTACTGAGTACTGCCGAGAATGAGCTGGGGGTCGTCATAGCAACCAGTGAAGCAG GTGTGACCATGGTGCCTGTTAGCTGGTGCAAGATGAAATGCCCTAAGACTCGACTGGAGGAGCATAGAAAGGTCGCAAAGGTGCAGGCCAGGTTTATAGAATATTCAGGCTCAGGACCATAG
- the LOC127842495 gene encoding protein FRA10AC1-like, translating to MAASSGLSQRVGSYDSEFEYDSEAERKRRKYADLSAKDKKKKSSKGHKRELEEEYNKEEGRIMRHKIISLNAFDRHKVLVNNYLTYYGGTATELKRDSSKDKTDFDVIRENHKFLWTEEDDPDETWAKRLAKKYYDKLFKEYCIADLSRYKENKVAMRWRIEQEVQQGKGQFLCGDKKCNEHEGLKSWEVNFAYMEDGQKKNALVKLRLCPDCSYKLNYHHKKKEAKPKYKVKDGTSKDRRHKKSRKHTRASEDSDSEGSPNPDETPGYNKDTVKPPSEDKQSAEETSTNIWSGPAKIVEEKSREEEFDEYFADMFL from the exons ATGGCAGCTAGCTCAGGTTTG AGTCAGCGTGTTGGCAGTTACGATTCAGAATTTGAATATGACAGTGAAGCAGAAAGAAAGAG AAGGAAATATGCCGATTTGTCAGCAAAGGACAAGAAGAAAAAATCATCCAAAGGTCACAAAAGAGAACTTGAGGAAGAGTATAATAA GGAAGAGGGACGAATAATGCGACACAAGATTATAAGTCTCAATGCT TTTGACAGACACAAGGTATTAGTGAATAACTACCTTACATACTATGGCGGGACAGCAACAGAATTAAAACGAGACAG TTCCAAAGACAAAACAGACTTTGATGTGATAAGAGAAAACCACAAGTTTCTGTGGACAGAAGAAGACGATCCTGATGAGACCTG GGCCAAGCGACTGGCTAAGAAGTACTATGATAAGCTGTTCAAGGAGTACTGTATTGCTGACCTGAGTAGGTACAAGGAGAACAAGGTGGCCATGCGATGGAGAATCGAACAGGAGGTGCAGCAGGGAAAAG GCCAATTTCTTTGTGGTGATAAAAAATGTAATGAACATGAAGGCTTGAAAAGTTGGGAGGTTAACTTTGCGTATATGGAAGATGGACAGAAAAAGAATGCCTTGGTCAAACTCA GACTCTGTCCCGACTGTTCCTACAAATTAAACTACCACCATAA AAAAAAGGAAGCAAAGCCAAAATATAAAGTAAAAGATGGAACATCAAAAGATAGAAGGCACAAGAAGTCCAGAAAACACACAAGAGCCTCCGAAGACTCAGACTCGG AAGGAAGTCCAAATCCAGATGAGACCCCTGGTTATAACAAGGACACAGTGAAGCCCCCATCCGAAGACAAACAGTCAGCGGAGGAGACTTCCACCAACATATGGAGTGGACCAGCTAAGATTGTAGAGGAGAAATCAAG AGAAGAGGAATTTGATGAATACTTTGCTGACATGTTTTTGTGA